The Littorina saxatilis isolate snail1 linkage group LG1, US_GU_Lsax_2.0, whole genome shotgun sequence nucleotide sequence ACATTGTCTTGAAATGGTGAAGGGAGTTGgtggtcttaaaacggagggagtcttctatcgggtaggGTGTTCcagtgagggggtgggggggggggtaagaaatGAGGGAGTCTTCTGTTTTTTCTTAAAGGGGAGGAAGTCTTCTGTtgggtggtcttaaaagggggagggggggttctactgtgaTGGGACATGCGATGGCTAGCCCTGTAAGCATTTGCTTTCTTGTTCCACGTTTGAATTATAATTTTTACATCTGCCATTAGCTGTGTCTTCTTTTGTGGAATAAATGCGTGTACTcataaaaatatatgtaaaaaatatTCACATTTTTGTAAATCACTCACAGACCGATTACAGGCTCTAAATAAGTCTCTttcaacagcacacacacacacacacacatacacacacacacacacacacacacacacacacacacacacacacacacacactacgtgCGCGCGCCTTATAAACAAGGTTGTGTGCGTTTTGTCGGGACAGTGTCTTTACCCTAATCTGATTCGTCCTTTTTCTCAAAGTAGGCTCTCGACCAAATCGACGTATTCTGAAAATAACTTTGTCGGGTTGgtataggttgtgaaagagagaaagcAAACAATCcacgggccaatcactagcgaggggtgtgtttgaaACCTGTGGACAAGAAGCtcgtaaggcaaaaaaaaaaataggtgtggttacggtaacatagccaaaaaaaatagggtaggtaggtaggcaatcactttttttttaaacttttttttctaatgtgtacaaattaaacctacttgacagggaaataagtgtgcgacacgggcgctttcgctttcattgcgttttttgcacttttttttatttttattttttattttttgacaaatgtaataaaaagttataggatcggcccctaaaaatagggtaggtcgggttaccgtaaccacacctatttttttttttaggcctaatgatTCTGTGTTTCCCTAAatgcaagggtattcactctttcacaacccatactaacccgacagagttatttccgaacattgtctatttACAGTTCACGTGAACGCGATGACAGaaaagaccacacacacacacacacacacacactcatacgtacacacacacgcacacaaagagTTTCAAACGTCATTTGAAAAGCATATCTATGGCATTTGTTGTCAATCTAAGCAATCGCGAAAAGTAAGGTTTTCTTATGGAAATTCGGGTTACTTCCTCCCTAacgaaagcgagctgccattgTACGGCGTAGCCCATTTTAACTTGAACAAGTGACAACAAAGTACAGCCACAGACGCATGATTAGGCTATAGCATATGAGCTACAGTCCCCGTCGCTGAGTTATCTGCTCTGAATTTCACCGTCAAAGTACATCAGTGCTACTTCTTTTCTCTTCATTTTATCAGTGCGCTAAACAGGTTTGAGTCAGCTGAGCGAGGGTTTAATTTTGAATCTTTATTGAAACAGAGATAGTAACTCCACGATTTCAGGGGTGTTTTCATAAGCAGTGGCTGGCAACCTGAGTATTCTGTATTGTAGCGAACCCAGGCGGACATGATAAGAGTTGAAGACAGCTTTCATTCCGGGTCAATTCATAATCCATCCATAGTGCCGAAAGTAATTATCTTTCTAATCAGAGAAGGATCAAATATCATAACTGTTAAAGAAAATGTTATCAGTAAAATTGTGTCTTTGCCGAAGCAGAAATGTAATAAAACGTTGACCGTCGTTTTGTATTCAATCCGCTGCAGTCGATTCCACAGGGTGGTATTGGATCGCATCGCTGGAAAATAATTTAAAATTGTGGTGTTCTTGGCTACGAGCCGAGAAAAAGCTATCTATCTATTCATCTATCTTATGCACGTAAACGTGCATGGACTAGACACATTTGCTTATTTCTGTTCTCTTTCAACCACACTGTGTACGCGTAACCCGGGTTGGACTTTTCTTCTGGTTGTGACTTTGATATTTCAACCTCTGCTTATTTGAAGCTTTCTCTTGCCATTTTTAATGGAAAATTAGACAGCTTCAAAACTGGTGTACAGATTTTGTTTATGTAAACGATCAGAGACTTGTCCAGGCTTTTCCATTTTCTATGGTAattcttccacttggacacatacaaaacTTTTACAGCCCGGCCGTTTTCTGTTACTTGAGTTTTTTCTGTGCTCAATATATTTTGTAACTGTCAACTAcatcaatctgcaaaattaattcagttaaaaaaaatctcttctgcgaaggaagcagccaggcttttGATTGTAGATATGTGTCCGAATTCAAGGGTGCTCTTATTTCATGTGACAACCTTGGCAGATCTGCGGTGGTTTACATGATTGAAGAGTGGTCATTTTAAGACGACTGAGATTTCAGCATCGATTGATAGACGATTTCTCGTGCCTTTGGTCGCctgtgtcatcatcatcattgcctCGTAGATGGCTTTAAACCTTGTCGCGTTGTGAGATTGTTAAGTAAGGAAACATGAGGCTTCCACGAGGGTTAATCCGCGGATTTGTCTTGCCTTTGGCCGCCGGTGTCGCCGTCTGGTTCAGTGGTGTGCTGGCTTGGACCTTGAAGGGTCCCCGGCATTTAAAGACATTGGCTGTGTCAGAAAACAGACTCCGGGAGTTTCAGAGCGCGGCAGATGAAACACGGCGACTTCTCGAGACGCTTCTCGACTCGAAAAGCTACCACCCTCCAAATGTGACAGATGTAAACTGCACGAAGTTTTTCCTGACCGCTGATTCGGAGCATCAAGACGGTTTAGACAACTACAATGATCACAAGATTAATTATGACGAGGATGAAGGTCCTGGAAGTGACAACAATGATACCATGACCGAAAGGCGGCCGAGAAACATGCGCGAGATTCTGACCGTGACTGAGAACTGTACGCGCTACGTGCTCGAAAGTGGCTTCCTCTTCGCTCGAGTGAGCGAGGAAGAGTTGTCTTTCCCTCTGGCTTTCAGCATTCTCGTTCACAAGGACCTTGATCAAGTGAGTGTTACGGTGATTtcagataaattttcattttaAACAGAAAACATTTTGGACTGGGCAACTTTAAAGTAATTCAGTGTCAACTACTTCCAATCGACGTACACAGAGCCAATTCAAACAGTTTCAATTAATGTATGAACGAATTATTGTTATAGGCCTAATACCGGAATAAATAATCGTCTGTGCcatgatttttttgtcatctgACATGAAAGCACTGTGTAATTTTTTTGGTAGGTCATTATACCTCAAAAGTACAGTCAGTGTCAGATTCAGAAAACACCAATGGCATGCTTTGACTGAGTCAAGATTGTGTGTCCTCATAAAACAACTGCATTGATTTGTATGACTACACTCAATAAACAATGTTATACCGACTGATtgaaatgttttttttgtttttttatcccTCCCTGTGGTGTATTTTTAAGAAGAAGTAAGtggtccttcttcttcttcttctgcgttcgtgggctgaaactcccacgtacactcgtgtgtttttttgcacgagtggaattttacgtgtatgaccgttttttaccccgccatttaggcagccatacgccgttttcggaggaagcatgctgggtattttcgtgtttctataacccaccgaactctgacatggattacaggatctttttcgtgcgcacttggtcttgtgcttgcgtgtacacacggggggtgttcggacaccgaggagagtctgcacacaaagttgactctgagaaataaatctctcgccgaacgtggggacgaactcacgctgacagcggccaactggatacaaatccagcgcgctaccgactgagctacatccccgcccttatGTGGTCCGTTTCTTGGTCATTTAGAACTTTAGTGTCGTAAAGTCCAAGATGTTCGTCTGATGCAGTCATTTGCTGTGTTTAATTAACACGTGTGTTCTCACCAGGTAGAAAGACTGCTGCGCGTATTGTACCGACCTCACAACGTGTACTGCGTGCACGCGGACCGGAAGTCAGATGCAGATTTTCAGAGTGGTCTCCGCTTGATCGTGAGTTGTCTGCCCAACGTCTTCATGGTCGAAAGATCCGTTGATGTTCGGTGGGCAAAGATGTCGGTACTAGAGCCGGTAAGATAGCATTATGATTTCCTTTTGTCTTCTTGCATTCTTTCATGCCGACTTTCTGTTTTTTTCATggtatgtgtgttagtgagagagagagagagagagagagagagagagagagagagagagagagagagagagagaagagagagagagagtgtgtctgtctgtctgtctgtctgtctgtctatctgtctgtgtgtatgtgtgtgttatttttcttCGTCTCCATTTCTGACATCCTGTGCGTTTCTCCACagtgttttctttctgtttgtttgtttgtttgtttatgtaccTATAAGCTAAGGAGAATGTGCTTCAGTATATGCATCAGTAGCAAAGTCAGTTAAAGGAACTTTTAGTCACGCGTTCACAATCAAGTTCAACGCCACaaatctgtccaggctttccTCATGGAATAAAAGCATCGTTtcacttggtcatataccaacaatcaacaccgtTGCTGCATTCGGCTCACAGTGGACATGTTTCGGTAAACAAATTTAGCAGATTGAAATAGATATTACACACTTAACTCAACATAGAATACTGCTCTGGAAGCAGCCGTACTttggtgtttggtgtgtgtccaggtggaagAATGTTCTTCTTTAATATGAAATCCCGGGTAGATCCGCGACAGCGAACATGATCGTGAACGCGGGAAGGACTGTACCTTTACACTGGCTCCATCCTATTGGTCACAACAAAAATACCAAAGCCAAAATGCAGGAGTCGAGGTTTCGAGACTTTAGTCTGAGATAAACTGCATTGAGGGGGCAGTTTATCCCGGACCAAGGTCTCTAACCTCGACTCATGCATTCCGGCCCAAATTGTCAAAACGTTCTCCAGGAGTTGGAGTGTATGCGGCGGCTGCTGGCACACAGGGCCAAGTGGCGCTACTTCATCAACCTGACGGGACAGGAGTTCCCCCTCAAGACCAATAAGGAGCTGGTTCAAATCCTCACCGCGCTTCGCGGAGCCAATGACGTTGGAGCTTCACGTGAAAAGTAATGTTTGCGTTCGGAGTTGGTGTCTTCGAGAAACCTTCGTTGACGTGTGAATGATTAGCTATACCTCCATAATAGACGAACTGTGGAAATAAATCTGTCGggattgtatgggttgtgaaaaagtgaatactcttgcttttattgaggcaagctttccacacgtccacgtgtttcagacaccccCCTCGCTAGTGAGAGGCCTATAATATCACGTGGGAACATCTGCCTCAATAAAACCAAGAatagtcactctttcacagccaaTCCCGACGGCGTTAAATCCGAGCATCGTCTTTTCGCTCCAGGCTTTCGCGTGGGATAAGAACGTCGTTCCTCTAGGACGCTTACGAACGAcaccagcctggctgcttcctgcaAGGAGTAAGAGTTAAATTTGCGCCGGTTACGTGAATAATTCACCAAGAAGTCCCACTCTGCACTAAAAAGGCCTGGCTGTTGATGTtggctcgtgtgtgtgtgtgtgtgtgtgtgtgtgtgtgcgtgtgtgtgtgtgtgtgtgtgtgtgtgtgtgtgtgtgtgtgtgtgtgtgtgtgtgcagacggtgcgtgagtgtgtttgtgtgacacaAGACTGCGGGTGTTCGTGGGTAAGTgcttgtctgtgtatgtatgtctgtctgtgtctctgtgtgtcctCTCCTTTTTTTCAGGTTCATGATAGCAGTTtggaggttaaaaaaaaacttaattAGTCGGATGTGTTGTTGTCCTTTCCAACCTCCTTCTTCGTCTTTGCTGCCTAGTTgagttgttgtttcttcttgttcttgttttcgagggggggggggggggtaatttcaTGACAGTTTCATTCCctcaattgttgtttttattgcatTTTCCAGGAGGTTCCACTATCGGTGGAGAAAATCACAGCCTACGCCTTACATCCTCACCATGAGTAAGGGTGACGTACACATGCTTGCGTCACGCGGATATGTGGACTACGTCATCAATAGTCGCGTAGCTCACGAAATGCTTGCGTGGCTGCAAGATTCATTCATCCCTGATGAAACATTCTTCAGTACAATGAACCATAACCCTCAGCTCGGAGTGCCCGGATCTTACTTAGGTCAgtggaatctctctctctctctctctctctctctctctctctctctctctctctctctctctctctctctctctttattcacAGTGCCACTGCTTACTTGGCAATCCCACCACATCACACGTCACGAACGAGCGAAAATCgagatgtgtgtgtacgtgtgtgtgtgtgtgtgtgtgtgtgtgtgtgtctgtgtgtgcgtgtgtgtgtgtgtatgtgtgtgtatgtgtgtgtgtgtgtgtgtatgtgtgtgtgtgtgtgtgtgcgtgagtgtgtgcgtttgcCACAACTGGTTTTAAATATTAGACGAAGACCGGTTGTGTTACATAAACACTCATGCACTGTCTTCTCGCTTTTCTTGCAGGTTCACTTGAAAACCGCAACAAGGAGCCAGTGCGGAGTTTTAAGATCTGGATCTTCCAGAACATTCACCGATGTTCGGGAAAATTCGTGCGGATGGTCTGTATCTTCGGGGTGGGGGACCTTCCCCTTCTGGTCAACGCTGACCCTTACCTGATCGCCAACAAGTTTTCCAACCACTACCAACCTCTTGCCTACGATTGCATGGAGAAATGGTACTTCGACAAAGTGCAACAGGAAAATCTTGGCCTAGCCAAACCTTTGGACTTGTCCCTGTATGAGAATTCCGATATCGTCAAGCATCGATATACGGGACCTATTCTGATTTGGTAATAATGATAATATTGCAATTGTTTTATCTTCttcctttgttttttcttttttctgtgtcCTTCTCGTGTTCTTTGGTACGTTGTTTTCTCTGTAACTGCGCGAAGATGGATTATATATGTCTGCTCGCACCTACACNNNNNNNNNNNNNNNNNNNNNNNNNNNNNNNNNNNNNNNNNNNNNNNNNNNNNNNNNNNNNNNNNNNNNNNNNNNNNNNNNNNNNNNNNNNNNNNNNNNNNNNNNNNNNNNNNNNNNNNNNNNNNNNNNNNNNNNNNNNNNNNNNNNNNNNNNNNNNNNNNNNNNNNNNNNNNNNNNNNNNNNNNNNNNNNNNNNNNNNNtttgttcgttcgttcgttcgttcgttcgtttgtctgtttgtatgtttgcttgTACGCTAAGTATAAGGTCCAATTGCTCATGGTAAAACTCTTTTGGTTTAGGCTGTAGATTTTTGTGAATATAGTGAAAGAATGTTGGACTTGTAATGCATTACTGGTGTGTCTACTGGACAGTAATTTTTGGAAAGTTAAAAGTCCTCGTTTCTAAGAGATACGTGCCAGTCTCTTCCGAGTAACGAGCACAGATAAAAATCCGATGACCAAGGCATTATGATGATGACTTGTACAAAGAGCTAGCGTATTTAGTGTACAAATAAGTTTGGATTTAGCTGTGGACTATGCCTAAGGTCCAGTAAACATAAACGTCGGTGTCAGAGGACCGCCagtcatgcccccccccccctcccccccccccccccccccccccccccccgcctacagtgacacacacatacacacaaacacacacacacacacacacacacacacgtatacacatcCCACATGGATGATTCAGTTACCGTGCACCTCTTCCGCAAATCACTCAGCCACGAATAATCGCGTGACCAGATCAATCTCTACCATGACGTAGAGTCACCACCTTAGCAATTCACTGATTGGGTTATCGGAGTTCGATCGAGGAAGTTCGACATCCGCGATGAATTGACGACTCTTAATTACTCCTTGCCTTCTCAACAGACGGAAGCAATCATTTTTGAAGAATACGATCACATTTATTCTGCATTTAAATGGCATATTCTTACTAGTAGTTTCCTTGAATCTTGGCTAAATTTGTTGTCGTCACGAAACACTTTCTTCCAATTGATCATACGAGTAGGATTGGTATGGGACTTTTACGAGTCAGAGAAGAGAAATATGAAGAAAAGGTGAGACACAAAACAGGTTTTCATATTTACTCCAAATACAAGTTCGTGCGAACAGTTATTTTGTCAGTGTTGATTTGGATTAACCCACTCTTCAATCCTTTTCAATGAATCATATTAGAACTTTCTCAGTTATCAGCAATTTTCTGGGACTCATCATGATTACTAACAAACAATCCAGGTGCTCGCTCATATCATTAATAAACATAGaaattacatacatgtatgttacATGGAAGTTTTTGCAACCACTTGACTCATTTTTTTCCGATGATTCCATTTATCCTTCAAAACTATCATATTTAGATATGCACGACTCGTAATGACTATgacttttttatttatttttatttttatatatatcaATATTTATCAAGCTGACAAAATCCCATAACAatagcaataaaaaaaaagtaaagtcCGATATGAACTTAGTCGACAAATAATGCATGTGACATGGAAGTTCCTTTGCACACGTATAAAATAGTGCGTGATTGTTTCGGATAGTGTTCGTGCCGACAGCCTAGTTTGAGTGTTTGTCGTGTGATC carries:
- the LOC138981003 gene encoding N-acetyllactosaminide beta-1,6-N-acetylglucosaminyl-transferase-like; this translates as MRLPRGLIRGFVLPLAAGVAVWFSGVLAWTLKGPRHLKTLAVSENRLREFQSAADETRRLLETLLDSKSYHPPNVTDVNCTKFFLTADSEHQDGLDNYNDHKINYDEDEGPGSDNNDTMTERRPRNMREILTVTENCTRYVLESGFLFARVSEEELSFPLAFSILVHKDLDQVERLLRVLYRPHNVYCVHADRKSDADFQSGLRLIVSCLPNVFMVERSVDVRWAKMSVLEPELECMRRLLAHRAKWRYFINLTGQEFPLKTNKELVQILTALRGANDVGASREKRFHYRWRKSQPTPYILTMSKGDVHMLASRGYVDYVINSRVAHEMLAWLQDSFIPDETFFSTMNHNPQLGVPGSYLGSLENRNKEPVRSFKIWIFQNIHRCSGKFVRMVCIFGVGDLPLLVNADPYLIANKFSNHYQPLAYDCMEKWYFDKVQQENLGLAKPLDLSLYENSDIVKHRYTGPILIW